The Gordonia terrae genome contains the following window.
CCGGATGCCGCGGATCGACCTGCGTGCGGTTGCCGCTCTGTCCCCGGGTGGTGCGTTCCTGGTTCTCGGCCTGTCTCGCGCCGGCGACACCGGTTCGCTCCTCGCGGCGTCGATCCTGGTGCCGGTCGGTATCGGCGTGATCCTGTTGGCGTACTTCGTGCGCCGGTCGCTGCGCAGCCGCACCCCCGTCCTGGATCTCCGACTCCTGGCACAAGCTCGCCTGCGTGGTGGCGTCGTGGTGATGATCTTCTTCGCCGGGGCGTACTTCGGCTCGATGACCATTCTGCCGATCTATGTCCAATCGGTCCGGTCCGATTCGGCCACGACCGCAGGCATGCTGTTCGTCCTCCCCGCGCTCCTGAGCGGCATCAACCTCCAGATCGCCACCCGTGTGACCGATTCCGTGGACCCACGGCGGGTCGCGATCTGCGGGATCGTGCTGTCGACGACGGCGATGATCCTGATGGCGACGCTGCTCGACGAGTCCACTTCCTACCCGGTCATCGTCGCGATCCTCGCTCTCATGGGAATCGGTGTCGGAGCGACGATGTTGCCCACCATGACCGCCGCCACCCGCGATCTCGAAGGCGCCGACACCCCGGGTGGCACGACCATCCTCACGACCTCGAACCAGTTCGCCGTCGCGATGGCATCCGCCGCGATCACCGCCACCATTGCGGCGCTGATGAACTCGCGCAGCGGGGCGGTCGACGGTCGGGGAGTGGCGGGGGCGATGACGCT
Protein-coding sequences here:
- a CDS encoding DHA2 family efflux MFS transporter permease subunit, with product MTTLDPASRRIGLILVVPTLMVMLDVTVVTVALPQLTTEFDAPLSSVQWVTTAYALALVAVMPLSAYAGNRFGGRRVYCAALLVFVLGSLLTALSWNIVSLIVFRALQGLGGGMLQPVGMAIALQAVPERLRGRMMAILGLPTLVGPVLGPVLGGVLVDHGSWRVVFAVNVPLGLIAVALAWRFFPRTGSRRMPRIDLRAVAALSPGGAFLVLGLSRAGDTGSLLAASILVPVGIGVILLAYFVRRSLRSRTPVLDLRLLAQARLRGGVVVMIFFAGAYFGSMTILPIYVQSVRSDSATTAGMLFVLPALLSGINLQIATRVTDSVDPRRVAICGIVLSTTAMILMATLLDESTSYPVIVAILALMGIGVGATMLPTMTAATRDLEGADTPGGTTILTTSNQFAVAMASAAITATIAALMNSRSGAVDGRGVAGAMTLESADRADAAPELASAIADTYLLTAGLLVCALLAAVFVMPARRALRDARKLAPQGAG